The Sulfitobacter sp. S223 genome has a window encoding:
- the gshB gene encoding glutathione synthase translates to MKIAFQMDPIGDVNIDADSSFRIAEEAQARGHSLFFYTPDHLAYQEGRITARGHDMTVQRVAGEPAILGEMREVDLSDFDVVWLRQDPPFDMHYITSTHLLDRIAETTLVVNDPFWVRNYPEKLLVLNFPDLTPPTTIARDLSTIKAFKEKHGDVILKPLYGNGGAGVFKLTHDDRNLSSLHELFTGFSREPLIVQKFLPDVSKGDKRVILIDGEAVGAINRVPAEGETRSNMHVGGRPEKVGLTDRDLEICQRIGGLLKEKGQVFVGIDVIGDYLTEINVTSPTGIQELERFDGVNIAAKIWEVIEAKRA, encoded by the coding sequence ATGAAAATCGCCTTTCAAATGGACCCGATCGGGGACGTTAATATCGACGCAGACAGCAGCTTTCGCATCGCCGAAGAGGCGCAAGCGCGCGGTCACTCATTGTTTTTCTATACGCCTGATCATCTGGCCTATCAGGAAGGCCGCATAACGGCACGTGGTCATGACATGACCGTGCAGCGCGTCGCAGGTGAGCCTGCCATTCTGGGCGAGATGCGCGAAGTCGACCTTTCCGATTTTGACGTGGTTTGGCTGCGGCAGGACCCGCCCTTTGACATGCACTACATCACGTCAACGCATCTGCTGGACCGGATTGCAGAGACAACATTGGTCGTGAATGACCCGTTTTGGGTACGCAATTATCCGGAAAAACTTCTGGTGCTAAATTTCCCTGATCTCACACCGCCGACGACAATCGCCCGCGATCTGTCAACGATCAAGGCCTTCAAGGAAAAGCACGGCGATGTCATTCTCAAGCCGCTTTACGGCAACGGCGGCGCGGGGGTCTTTAAGCTGACCCATGATGACCGCAACCTCAGTTCGTTGCACGAATTGTTCACTGGCTTTTCGCGGGAACCATTGATCGTCCAGAAATTCCTGCCGGATGTGTCCAAGGGGGACAAACGGGTGATCTTGATCGACGGTGAGGCTGTTGGGGCCATCAACCGTGTGCCTGCGGAGGGTGAAACGCGTTCTAACATGCATGTCGGCGGTCGCCCTGAAAAAGTGGGCCTGACCGACCGTGACCTTGAGATTTGCCAGCGCATCGGTGGTTTGTTGAAAGAAAAAGGGCAGGTGTTTGTCGGGATCGACGTGATCGGTGACTACCTGACGGAGATCAACGTAACCTCGCCCACCGGCATTCAGGAGCTTGAGCGTTTCGACGGCGTAAACATCGCTGCGAAAATCTGGGAGGTAATCGAGGCCAAGCGCGCATGA
- a CDS encoding YraN family protein produces MSFHAGLAAETIIASDYERRGFTIAHQRWRGKSGEIDLIVQDGEGLIFIEVKQSRSFDRAALRLSPAQIGRIYNCAAEYLGTQPRGNLTEVRFDVALVNGHGETQIIENAFGHG; encoded by the coding sequence ATGTCATTTCACGCGGGTCTTGCCGCTGAAACCATCATTGCATCGGATTACGAACGGCGCGGTTTCACGATTGCGCACCAGCGCTGGCGTGGAAAAAGCGGCGAGATCGACCTGATCGTTCAGGACGGCGAAGGATTGATATTCATCGAAGTAAAGCAAAGCCGTAGCTTTGATCGTGCCGCACTGCGTCTAAGTCCTGCGCAGATCGGCCGTATCTACAACTGTGCAGCAGAGTATTTGGGCACGCAACCGCGCGGAAACCTGACAGAAGTCCGCTTTGACGTGGCGCTGGTGAATGGTCACGGAGAGACACAAATCATTGAAAACGCCTTCGGTCACGGCTGA
- the rsmI gene encoding 16S rRNA (cytidine(1402)-2'-O)-methyltransferase: MNIHKQKLAPGITFVGVPIGTARDITLRALDVLASADMLAAEDTRSLLKLMDIHGIPLEGRKITALHDHSGEGAVTRLINAVKDGKSVAYASEAGMPLIADPGFELSRAAAQAGVPVTCAPGPSAVLTALALAGLPTDSFHFAGFLPNAKAARISALEGLRDVRATLVFYESPKRLGAMLRDANTALGGARAAAVCRELTKKFEEVRRGSIEELADFYSQVTPKGEIVVLVDRGDLETVNSDDLETSLKAALAELSMRDAVDLVAKAHALPRRQVYQAALELSTQKG; the protein is encoded by the coding sequence TTGAATATCCATAAGCAGAAGTTAGCGCCAGGAATTACCTTTGTCGGCGTGCCGATAGGGACTGCCCGCGACATCACATTGCGGGCGCTAGATGTCTTGGCCAGCGCGGATATGTTGGCCGCAGAGGACACGCGCAGCTTGCTTAAGCTCATGGATATTCACGGTATTCCGCTGGAGGGGCGTAAGATTACAGCCTTGCATGACCATTCCGGTGAAGGGGCTGTCACGCGCCTTATCAATGCAGTGAAGGATGGTAAATCAGTGGCTTATGCCTCCGAGGCAGGAATGCCACTGATCGCTGATCCGGGGTTCGAGCTGTCGCGCGCAGCAGCGCAGGCCGGTGTTCCGGTCACTTGCGCGCCTGGGCCCTCGGCAGTGCTGACAGCGCTTGCGTTGGCTGGATTGCCAACGGATTCTTTCCATTTTGCCGGTTTTCTTCCAAATGCCAAAGCGGCGCGGATAAGCGCGCTCGAAGGTCTGCGCGATGTTCGCGCAACGCTTGTCTTTTACGAATCACCTAAACGTCTGGGCGCGATGTTGCGTGATGCAAATACGGCGCTGGGCGGCGCGCGCGCAGCCGCTGTGTGCCGTGAGTTGACAAAGAAGTTCGAGGAAGTCCGCCGCGGGTCGATTGAAGAATTGGCGGATTTCTACAGTCAGGTCACACCCAAGGGCGAGATCGTCGTGCTGGTGGATCGCGGGGATTTAGAAACTGTTAACTCTGATGACTTAGAAACGTCGTTGAAGGCTGCTCTGGCAGAGCTGTCTATGCGCGATGCTGTGGATCTGGTTGCAAAGGCCCACGCTTTGCCGCGCCGACAGGTTTATCAGGCCGCTTTGGAGCTGAGTACGCAAAAAGGTTAA
- a CDS encoding penicillin-binding protein activator, with protein sequence MFAILRTIRKPIRLLMLPIFAMMLSACDPAALGGLSGAGGPKIDPNAPVPVALLVPRGGSAADNLLAKNLENAARLAIRDLGGVQIDLRVYGTAGKAGPAATAAAQAVNDGAKIIIGPVYGEAANAAGVAVAESGVTVLSFSNNTTIAGGNVFVLGPTFDNTANRLVNYAKRAGKDKIVVLHANDIGGQLGRNAIQQAIAANGATLAGTVEYPLSQEGVRAAVPQVKSAMQSTGANALFLTANSSTALPLLAEMLPSAGVSNQNSQYIGLTRWDIPAQTLALPGIQGGWFALPDPGASAAFASRYNAAYGERPLDIAGLAFDGIAAIGSLVKSGKKNALSTSALTQGAGFKGANGIFRLRADGTNERGLAVAAVRNNQVVLLEAAPQAFGGAGF encoded by the coding sequence ATGTTTGCCATCCTACGCACCATCCGAAAGCCGATCCGGCTATTAATGCTGCCGATTTTTGCGATGATGCTGTCGGCCTGTGATCCGGCTGCGCTTGGCGGTTTGAGCGGTGCAGGCGGCCCCAAGATTGACCCTAACGCGCCGGTGCCTGTGGCGCTTCTTGTTCCGCGGGGAGGTTCCGCCGCCGATAATCTTCTGGCGAAGAACCTTGAGAATGCAGCGCGTCTGGCGATCCGCGACCTTGGCGGTGTTCAAATTGATCTACGGGTCTATGGCACGGCCGGTAAAGCCGGACCAGCAGCCACAGCCGCCGCGCAAGCGGTGAACGATGGCGCCAAAATCATCATCGGACCTGTCTATGGCGAGGCCGCAAATGCAGCAGGTGTGGCTGTTGCGGAATCCGGCGTGACCGTTTTGTCATTCTCGAACAACACAACCATCGCGGGCGGCAACGTATTCGTCCTTGGGCCCACATTTGATAATACTGCCAACCGATTGGTGAACTACGCAAAACGCGCTGGCAAAGACAAGATCGTCGTTCTGCACGCCAATGACATCGGCGGCCAACTGGGACGCAATGCCATTCAACAAGCGATTGCCGCGAATGGCGCGACATTGGCTGGCACCGTTGAATATCCGCTAAGTCAGGAAGGCGTACGGGCTGCGGTTCCGCAGGTGAAATCCGCGATGCAAAGCACAGGAGCGAACGCGCTGTTCCTGACGGCGAACTCGTCAACTGCATTGCCGTTGTTGGCAGAAATGCTGCCCAGCGCAGGCGTCAGCAACCAGAATAGCCAGTACATAGGCCTGACACGTTGGGACATTCCAGCGCAGACACTTGCTTTGCCTGGCATTCAGGGGGGCTGGTTTGCACTGCCTGACCCAGGTGCAAGCGCGGCATTTGCATCCCGCTATAACGCAGCCTATGGCGAGCGGCCTCTGGATATTGCCGGACTTGCCTTTGACGGCATTGCAGCCATCGGATCACTCGTGAAAAGTGGTAAGAAAAACGCTTTGTCCACCTCAGCCTTGACGCAAGGCGCCGGTTTCAAAGGGGCAAACGGCATCTTCCGTTTGCGCGCTGATGGAACAAACGAGCGTGGGCTTGCCGTGGCAGCAGTGCGCAACAATCAGGTTGTATTGCTGGAAGCTGCACCACAGGCCTTCGGCGGCGCGGGCTTCTGA
- a CDS encoding [protein-PII] uridylyltransferase produces MTSDSGAELQPRLSALPCEIFDQDEVDAEIAAAAARISDETALRAETVKILRTAQTKGRAKIAEAFAANPFDAAAMTVSYTYLTDGMVKSVLKVATQFLHPAPATAPALSVIGVGGYGRGEMAPFSDVDLLFLLPGKISPWASNVIEAMLYLLWDLKLKVGHSSRTIRDCVQLATEDFTIQTALLEHRYICGDTDLAQKLDVTLKRDLFSGSGREFIEAKLAERDSRHIKQGQRYVVEPNVKEGKGGLRDLQSLFWIAKFIHGVEHSADLVAEGVFREDEYETFKAAENFLWAVRGHLHLLTNRATEQLTFDMQVSVAEAMRFEDSAGRRAVEVFMQAYFRHATAVGDLTRIFLTKLEDMHVKSEPLLERIFRRRPRIKDGYVIVHNRIALKDSEAFLSDPLNLLRVFEEALRTGMLIHPDAMRTVKANLHLINDTLRNDPEAQRIFLDLLLKHGNPERALRRMNELGVLAAFIPEFEPIVAMMQFNMYHSYTVDEHTIQTIAHLAMIEKNELEEELPVASSILKRGVNRKILYVALLLHDIGKGRSEDHSILGAQIARKVAPRLGLKQDEVDTVEWLVRYHLLMSDMAQKRDIADPRTVRDFAKAVQTVKRLDLLCVLTVCDIRGVGPDTWNNWKAVLIRALYRQTERALETGLEDLNRKNRGAEAKKALRAALPDWPKKALKAETARHYDPYWQGLHVTAHVAFANLLRDIEPDSVLIDLHPDEDRDATRACFVMPDHHGIFSRLAGALALVGANVVDARSYTTKDGYITDAFWIQDSEGNAYEASKLPRLRQMIEKTLRGEVIARDALKSRDKVKKREKAFRVPTHITFDNDGSEIYTIIEVDTRDRPGLLYDLARALAGANVYIANAVIATYGEQVVDTFYVKDMFGLKYYSEAKQRTLEKRLREAILEGVARADS; encoded by the coding sequence ATGACATCGGATTCGGGCGCGGAATTACAGCCGCGCCTGAGCGCCCTACCCTGTGAGATTTTTGACCAAGACGAAGTTGATGCAGAAATTGCAGCTGCTGCGGCGCGCATTTCTGACGAAACAGCACTGCGTGCAGAGACCGTAAAGATTTTGCGCACCGCCCAGACCAAAGGGCGCGCCAAAATCGCAGAGGCATTTGCCGCCAATCCTTTCGATGCGGCCGCGATGACCGTTTCTTACACCTACCTGACGGACGGGATGGTAAAGTCGGTTCTCAAGGTGGCAACGCAATTCCTTCACCCTGCACCTGCAACCGCGCCCGCCCTCAGCGTGATTGGCGTCGGCGGCTATGGCCGCGGCGAGATGGCACCGTTTTCAGATGTAGACCTCTTATTTCTGCTACCAGGAAAAATCAGCCCGTGGGCAAGCAATGTGATCGAAGCGATGCTGTACCTGCTCTGGGACCTGAAGCTAAAGGTTGGTCATTCCAGCCGTACCATTCGCGATTGCGTACAGCTCGCCACAGAAGATTTCACCATTCAGACCGCCCTGTTGGAGCATCGCTATATCTGCGGCGACACTGACCTTGCGCAGAAACTGGATGTCACGCTTAAACGGGATCTGTTTTCGGGATCAGGGCGCGAATTTATTGAGGCCAAACTGGCCGAACGCGACAGTCGCCATATAAAGCAGGGCCAACGCTATGTTGTTGAGCCAAATGTGAAAGAAGGCAAAGGCGGCCTTCGTGATCTTCAATCGCTGTTCTGGATCGCCAAATTCATTCACGGCGTCGAACATTCTGCTGATCTGGTCGCCGAGGGCGTCTTTCGCGAAGACGAATACGAAACATTCAAAGCCGCCGAAAACTTTCTGTGGGCCGTGCGTGGGCATTTGCATCTGTTGACCAACCGCGCCACCGAACAGCTGACCTTTGACATGCAAGTAAGCGTGGCTGAAGCCATGCGTTTTGAGGATAGCGCAGGCCGCCGCGCGGTCGAAGTCTTCATGCAAGCCTATTTTCGCCACGCCACGGCTGTTGGTGATCTGACCCGCATCTTCCTGACAAAGCTGGAAGATATGCACGTCAAATCAGAACCGCTGCTAGAGCGGATTTTTCGGCGCAGGCCGCGGATCAAAGACGGCTATGTCATCGTGCACAACCGTATCGCCCTAAAGGATAGTGAGGCCTTTCTGAGCGACCCGCTCAATCTGCTACGCGTATTCGAAGAAGCTTTACGGACGGGCATGCTGATCCACCCCGACGCGATGCGGACCGTGAAGGCAAACCTGCATCTTATCAACGACACTCTACGCAACGATCCTGAGGCCCAGCGCATCTTTCTGGATTTGCTGCTCAAGCATGGCAATCCGGAACGCGCCTTGCGGCGGATGAACGAACTCGGCGTCCTTGCCGCTTTCATCCCAGAATTCGAACCCATCGTAGCAATGATGCAATTCAACATGTATCACAGCTACACCGTGGACGAGCATACCATCCAGACCATCGCCCACCTTGCCATGATCGAAAAGAACGAACTGGAAGAAGAACTTCCTGTTGCGTCCTCGATCCTCAAGCGCGGCGTGAACCGCAAAATTCTTTATGTTGCCCTACTGCTGCATGACATTGGCAAGGGTCGATCCGAAGATCACTCGATCCTCGGCGCTCAGATCGCACGCAAAGTGGCCCCTCGTCTCGGGCTTAAACAAGACGAAGTCGATACTGTCGAATGGCTGGTGCGGTATCACCTTCTGATGTCTGACATGGCGCAAAAGCGCGACATTGCTGATCCACGCACGGTGCGTGACTTTGCCAAAGCTGTGCAGACCGTCAAACGTTTGGATTTGCTTTGCGTACTGACGGTTTGTGACATTCGCGGCGTTGGCCCAGATACCTGGAACAACTGGAAGGCCGTGCTTATCCGCGCGCTCTACCGCCAGACCGAGCGCGCGCTTGAAACCGGCCTTGAAGACCTTAACCGCAAGAATCGCGGCGCAGAGGCCAAGAAGGCCCTGCGTGCTGCGCTGCCCGACTGGCCCAAAAAAGCGCTCAAGGCGGAAACTGCACGGCATTATGATCCCTATTGGCAAGGACTGCACGTCACCGCCCATGTCGCCTTTGCCAACCTCTTGCGCGATATCGAACCCGACTCGGTTCTGATTGATTTGCATCCTGATGAAGACCGCGACGCCACGCGCGCGTGCTTTGTGATGCCGGACCACCACGGAATTTTCTCGCGACTGGCTGGTGCTTTGGCGCTGGTCGGCGCCAATGTGGTGGACGCCCGCAGCTATACGACCAAAGATGGCTACATCACCGATGCCTTCTGGATACAGGATAGCGAAGGCAACGCCTATGAGGCGTCCAAGCTGCCCCGCCTCCGCCAGATGATTGAAAAGACGCTGCGCGGCGAGGTGATTGCACGCGATGCGCTTAAATCCCGTGACAAGGTCAAGAAGCGCGAAAAAGCATTTCGCGTGCCGACGCATATCACTTTCGACAACGACGGCTCGGAAATCTACACTATCATCGAAGTGGATACCCGTGATCGACCAGGGCTGCTTTATGATCTGGCCCGTGCCTTAGCGGGCGCGAACGTGTATATTGCCAACGCGGTAATCGCGACCTACGGCGAACAGGTTGTTGATACCTTCTACGTGAAAGATATGTTCGGGCTGAAGTATTATTCCGAAGCCAAACAGCGCACGCTGGAGAAGCGTTTGCGCGAAGCAATATTAGAAGGTGTGGCGCGGGCAGACAGCTGA
- a CDS encoding MFS transporter, which yields MTLHRTVTLMPWFQFFNALLFWQAVWFLYFQANLSGAEAIILYSVYDISTTLLEVPSGYFSDRLGRRVTLALSTLCSLLGCLALAAGGSFAIFALGQSLIGAGAAFKSGTDTSLLYEALEATGRADEVEAQEVRAWRFSLAGFALSALIGGALSFWSPVAPFYATAIAFAVAAALVAYMSEPPRSSDSTPDLGTQISQLKAAMLHPVLAWLFVLTVLMYGFSHLPFVFGQPFILTALDELDLAAEAPLVSGAVTSAMMLVSVLASLIALRLRRALGLPLLLICAFGLQIALVGALATSTSVVVIGVLLLRIVPDSLAYPFIIARIQPLLESQTRATYLSLKSLGGKIFFASTLLLAATSAQEAGLLPADDLQRILGWYTVGGLLALTGLAITARWVQIAPQQATRS from the coding sequence TTGACCCTGCACCGTACAGTCACGTTAATGCCTTGGTTTCAGTTCTTTAACGCCCTGCTTTTTTGGCAGGCGGTGTGGTTCTTGTACTTTCAGGCCAACCTGTCCGGCGCCGAAGCGATCATTCTTTATTCCGTCTACGACATCTCGACCACGCTCCTTGAGGTGCCCTCTGGCTACTTTTCGGACAGGCTTGGGCGGCGGGTGACGCTTGCTTTGTCGACGCTGTGCAGCCTGCTTGGATGTCTGGCATTGGCTGCAGGCGGCAGCTTTGCCATTTTCGCATTGGGGCAAAGCCTTATCGGCGCAGGAGCAGCGTTCAAATCCGGCACAGATACGTCCCTGCTTTATGAGGCATTGGAAGCAACAGGCCGAGCCGATGAGGTTGAAGCGCAAGAAGTGCGTGCATGGCGTTTCAGCCTTGCAGGGTTTGCCCTGTCTGCCCTGATCGGCGGCGCACTGAGCTTTTGGTCACCTGTCGCGCCATTCTACGCAACCGCGATTGCCTTCGCAGTGGCCGCCGCATTGGTCGCCTATATGTCTGAACCACCGCGTTCTTCCGACAGTACACCCGACCTTGGCACCCAGATCAGCCAGCTTAAAGCAGCCATGCTGCATCCTGTTCTGGCATGGCTTTTTGTGCTGACTGTCTTGATGTACGGTTTCAGCCATTTGCCCTTTGTTTTTGGCCAGCCTTTTATCTTGACGGCTCTGGATGAGTTGGACCTTGCCGCCGAAGCGCCGCTGGTGAGCGGGGCCGTGACCAGCGCGATGATGCTTGTCTCGGTGCTTGCCTCCCTTATTGCCCTGCGATTGCGGCGCGCTCTTGGTTTGCCTTTGCTTCTTATCTGCGCGTTTGGTCTTCAAATTGCGCTGGTGGGTGCCTTGGCAACCAGCACGTCAGTGGTGGTGATCGGTGTGCTGCTTTTGCGGATCGTTCCGGATTCGCTGGCCTATCCCTTCATTATCGCCCGCATTCAACCGCTTTTGGAAAGCCAGACGCGGGCCACGTATCTTTCACTCAAAAGTCTTGGGGGTAAGATCTTCTTTGCCTCGACACTGTTGCTTGCGGCGACCAGCGCGCAAGAAGCAGGGTTGCTGCCGGCGGATGATCTCCAACGGATTTTGGGGTGGTATACTGTTGGGGGGCTGCTTGCGCTTACGGGTCTGGCAATTACAGCACGATGGGTTCAGATCGCGCCGCAGCAAGCCACCCGATCGTAA
- the murJ gene encoding murein biosynthesis integral membrane protein MurJ, giving the protein MKPIRLMSGFFTVGVWTLLSRVLGFVREVMILSLIGPGPLMDAFVAAFRLPNMFRRFFAEGAFNAAFVPMFSKRLEAGADADTFAQNAFSGLFFIVTFLTALGMIFMPALVWLTAEGFTDDGRFDLTVGYGRIVFPYILFMSLSALFSGILNATGRFAAAAAAPVLLNIFVISALTIATLTGAEAINWLVWAVPLAGIAQLTLTWRAAANAGFSLRPALPRWNKNMRDLVVIALPAALASGVMQVNLVVGQLVASQYENAVSWLFAADRLYQLPLGVVGIAVGVVLLPELSRRLQAGDDAGAKSALSRAAEISLALTIPSAVALMVIPLTLVSVLFERGASGTDDTAAIATAVMIYGLGLPAFVLQKIVQPLYFARGDTQRPFYFALVAMVVNGGLAFGLAPWVGWLAPAIAATAAGWIMYALLAIGARGFGKTARVDARFRTRIWRIIAASLVMGAALWFFNLQLSALLALPWWRGLGLFILLVLGAIAYFGSGQMMGAFKLSEFKAAMRRGR; this is encoded by the coding sequence ATGAAACCCATCCGCCTGATGTCCGGTTTTTTCACCGTAGGTGTCTGGACCCTGCTTAGCCGGGTGTTGGGGTTCGTGCGCGAGGTAATGATCCTTTCACTGATCGGGCCCGGGCCGTTGATGGATGCTTTCGTAGCCGCCTTCCGCTTGCCCAACATGTTCCGCCGCTTCTTTGCCGAAGGCGCGTTCAATGCGGCCTTTGTGCCGATGTTCTCCAAACGACTGGAGGCTGGCGCCGACGCCGACACCTTTGCGCAAAACGCATTCTCGGGGCTCTTTTTTATCGTGACGTTCCTGACCGCGCTCGGGATGATCTTTATGCCTGCGCTTGTCTGGCTGACGGCCGAAGGATTCACGGACGACGGCCGGTTTGACCTGACGGTCGGGTATGGACGGATCGTATTTCCCTATATTCTGTTCATGTCACTGTCTGCGCTCTTTTCAGGCATCCTGAATGCCACAGGGCGTTTTGCGGCTGCTGCAGCAGCGCCTGTCCTGCTGAATATCTTTGTGATTTCCGCCCTGACAATTGCAACACTTACCGGAGCCGAAGCAATCAACTGGTTGGTCTGGGCGGTTCCGCTGGCGGGTATTGCACAGCTGACGTTGACATGGCGCGCTGCGGCAAACGCCGGTTTTTCGCTGCGCCCGGCGCTTCCGCGCTGGAACAAGAACATGCGCGATCTGGTCGTTATCGCACTGCCTGCGGCACTTGCCTCCGGTGTTATGCAGGTCAATCTGGTCGTGGGGCAACTTGTGGCCTCACAATATGAAAATGCGGTAAGCTGGCTTTTTGCCGCCGATCGGCTGTACCAACTGCCGCTTGGCGTTGTGGGCATCGCTGTGGGTGTTGTGCTGCTGCCCGAGCTTTCACGCCGCCTGCAAGCCGGTGATGACGCTGGTGCAAAGTCTGCTCTGAGCCGCGCCGCAGAAATCTCGCTTGCGCTGACCATTCCGTCGGCTGTGGCGTTGATGGTGATCCCGTTAACGCTTGTCTCTGTGCTGTTCGAACGCGGAGCCTCAGGCACCGATGACACGGCGGCGATTGCAACGGCTGTGATGATCTATGGCTTGGGCCTGCCCGCATTCGTGCTGCAGAAGATCGTACAACCACTTTACTTCGCGCGCGGCGACACGCAGCGACCATTTTATTTTGCGTTGGTTGCCATGGTGGTCAACGGCGGACTGGCCTTTGGGCTTGCGCCGTGGGTCGGTTGGCTTGCACCTGCCATTGCCGCAACCGCAGCAGGCTGGATTATGTACGCACTTTTGGCTATTGGCGCGCGGGGCTTTGGCAAAACGGCACGGGTTGATGCGCGTTTCCGTACCCGCATCTGGCGCATCATCGCAGCATCACTGGTAATGGGCGCAGCCCTGTGGTTCTTTAACCTGCAACTGAGCGCGCTGCTTGCGCTGCCATGGTGGCGCGGTCTTGGCCTGTTTATCCTGCTGGTGCTGGGTGCCATCGCCTACTTTGGTTCCGGCCAGATGATGGGCGCGTTCAAACTGTCCGAATTCAAAGCTGCCATGCGGCGAGGCCGCTAG
- a CDS encoding rhomboid family intramembrane serine protease produces the protein MSDPHDPEFEPPFNKLPAVVVILFLIMAGIEAILTLGEAGLVGGPQAIGWRLALVRDWGFSGDIFDAMLAQGYWSWDNLARFLTYPFIHLSFTHALIAVVLMLALGKMAAEVMGQLAMLALFVVSGIGGALTYALVLDDPVWLIGAYPSVYGLIGGYSFLLWRKLAASGGQQLQAFTLIAMLMGLQLVWSLFATVGNGWVAELAGFICGFALSFLCAPGEWARILDRLRQR, from the coding sequence ATGTCAGACCCCCACGACCCCGAGTTCGAACCGCCTTTTAACAAGCTACCAGCCGTGGTGGTTATCCTGTTTCTCATCATGGCCGGAATCGAAGCCATTCTGACCTTGGGCGAAGCTGGGCTGGTCGGTGGCCCGCAGGCGATTGGCTGGCGTTTGGCACTGGTGCGTGACTGGGGTTTCTCTGGCGATATCTTTGATGCCATGCTCGCACAGGGATATTGGTCATGGGATAATTTAGCGCGCTTTTTGACGTACCCTTTCATCCACCTCAGCTTTACCCATGCGTTGATCGCTGTGGTGCTGATGCTGGCGCTGGGCAAAATGGCCGCCGAAGTGATGGGCCAGCTTGCGATGCTGGCGCTGTTTGTGGTGTCGGGCATTGGCGGTGCGCTGACCTATGCATTGGTGCTGGATGATCCTGTATGGCTGATCGGTGCGTATCCTTCGGTCTATGGATTGATTGGTGGCTACAGCTTCTTGCTATGGCGCAAGCTGGCCGCAAGCGGCGGCCAGCAGCTTCAGGCCTTTACGCTGATCGCGATGTTGATGGGCCTGCAGTTGGTCTGGAGCCTGTTTGCCACGGTGGGCAATGGCTGGGTGGCCGAACTGGCAGGATTTATCTGCGGCTTCGCCCTTAGTTTTCTTTGTGCACCCGGAGAGTGGGCGCGCATTCTGGACCGGCTGCGTCAGCGGTAG
- the trpS gene encoding tryptophan--tRNA ligase yields the protein MTETTFTPRVFSGIQPSGDLHLGNYLGALKRFADAQSKGVQSIYCMVDLHAITVPQNPADLKRSTRELCAGFIASGVDPDKSILINQSQVPEHAQLAWIFNCVARMGWMGRMTQWKDKAGKNAEAASLGLFAYPALMAADILIYHATHVPVGEDQKQHLELTRDIAAKFNHDYGVDFFPLTEPVIEGAATRVMSLRDGSKKMSKSDASDASRINMTDDADTIAKKIRKAKTDPDALPSEVEGLKDRPEARNLVNIYAALNEQTVEQVLADVGGQQFGTFKPALADLAVAKLAPISTEMARLMNDPAEIDRLLAKGALQAREITAPILKKTYEIVGMVGA from the coding sequence ATGACCGAGACCACCTTCACCCCCCGCGTTTTCTCCGGCATCCAGCCGTCTGGCGATCTGCATCTGGGAAACTATCTGGGCGCTCTCAAGAGATTTGCCGACGCCCAGAGCAAAGGTGTGCAGTCGATTTATTGCATGGTGGATCTGCATGCGATCACCGTTCCGCAGAACCCCGCAGATCTCAAGCGGAGCACCCGCGAGCTTTGCGCCGGTTTTATCGCAAGCGGCGTTGACCCTGACAAGTCCATCCTCATCAACCAGAGCCAAGTGCCAGAGCACGCGCAGCTGGCATGGATTTTCAACTGCGTCGCCCGCATGGGGTGGATGGGCCGCATGACACAGTGGAAAGACAAAGCCGGCAAGAACGCCGAAGCCGCATCATTAGGGCTGTTCGCCTACCCTGCGCTTATGGCTGCTGATATCCTGATCTACCACGCCACCCACGTGCCTGTGGGCGAAGACCAGAAGCAGCACCTTGAACTGACGCGCGATATCGCGGCCAAGTTCAACCATGACTACGGTGTTGATTTCTTCCCGCTGACCGAGCCGGTGATTGAGGGTGCTGCCACCCGTGTGATGTCCCTGCGCGACGGCTCCAAGAAGATGTCCAAGTCTGACGCATCAGATGCCAGCCGCATCAACATGACAGACGATGCCGACACCATCGCCAAGAAAATTCGCAAGGCCAAAACAGACCCGGATGCCCTTCCTTCCGAGGTCGAGGGCCTGAAAGATCGCCCCGAGGCGCGCAACCTTGTTAACATTTACGCCGCCCTGAACGAGCAAACGGTCGAACAGGTTCTGGCAGATGTTGGCGGACAGCAGTTCGGTACGTTTAAACCCGCGCTGGCGGATCTGGCTGTGGCCAAACTTGCCCCGATCTCAACCGAAATGGCGCGGCTGATGAATGATCCTGCCGAGATTGACCGGCTGCTTGCGAAAGGCGCACTTCAAGCGCGAGAGATCACCGCACCGATTCTGAAAAAGACCTATGAAATAGTCGGAATGGTGGGCGCCTGA